A window from Brachionichthys hirsutus isolate HB-005 chromosome 4, CSIRO-AGI_Bhir_v1, whole genome shotgun sequence encodes these proteins:
- the selenoe gene encoding selenoprotein e, with translation MWAFLALTLALTVGASVTSSDTAVEEERVIARGKLLAPSVVGUGIKKMPELQHFLLERWALYHNLEYDSSEEENPRLIFYNENDEVVKTVPVKKMKADEISSLLHSLGFYKRSQKGEEVPEEFQHFPLRAPRDEL, from the exons atgtgggcCTTCCTTGCGCTCACTCTTGCCCTCACTGTTGGGGCATCAGTCACTAGCAGTGACACAGCTGTCGAAGAAGAGCGTGTTATAGCCAGAGGTAAACTGCT GGCGCCAAGTGTGGTCGGATgaggaataaagaaaatgcCCGAGCTCCAACATTTTCTCTTGGAGCGTTGGGCTTTATA TCACAATCTGGAGTACGATTCATCGGAGGAGGAGAATCCACGTCTGATATTTTATAACGAAAATGACGAGGTTGTAAAG ACTGTTCCtgtgaagaaaatgaaagcagaCGAGATCAGCAGCCTGTTACACTCACTCGGATTCTACAAGAGGTCCCAGAAAGGGGAAGAGGTGCCAGAGGAGTTCCAGCATTTCCCCTTGCGCGCCCCCAGGGATGAGCTGTGA
- the zgc:112294 gene encoding transmembrane protein 17A encodes MPAYYSSVPENLQTGLAYLGGSVFTNNRTADSDFTREQEETVANEPVSHLPLQMLLYFNTYYFPCWWFSAVFMLEVKFHYLPAHYQALLIIGVILLTVVEVARLYLGYIGNLKEKVPELAAFWLLSFMFQLPVLLFFLTDEEIIILPLERAVHSLYLLFLLAQILASFQALRAMTRKLTLLFHLRQFGKVASIRHAGMSPVHGLSYRRSVLPMSLT; translated from the exons ATGCCTGCGTATTACTCATCTGTTCCAGAGAACCTGCAGACGGGCCTGGCCTATTTGGGAGGCTCCGTGTTCACCAACAACAGGACAGCAGATAGCGACTTCaccagagagcaggaggagactg TGGCCAATGAGCCGGTGTCTCACCTTCCCCTGCAGATGCTGTTGTATTTCAACACGTATTATTTTCCATGCTGGtggttttctgctgttttcatGCTGGAAGTGAAG TTCCATTATCTTCCTGCACACTACCAGGCTCTGCTTATAATCGGCGTGATCCTCCTCACAGTCGTTGAAGTGGCCCGACTTTATCTGGGTTACATTGGCAACCTTAAAGAAAAG GTGCCAGAGCTGGCAGCCTTCTGGCTCCTGTCTTTCATGTTCCAGCTGCCCGTGCTGCTGTTCTTCCTGACCGATGAAGAAATTATCATTCTCCCGCTAGAGAGAGCTGTCCACTCCCTCTACCTTCTCTTCCTGCTCGCCCAGATCCTGGCTTCCTTCCAGGCGCTCAGGGCAATGACCCGAAAGCTCACCCTGCTCTTCCATCTGCGCCAGTTTGGCAAAGTGGCGAGCATCCGCCACGCAGGGATGAGTCCTGTGCATGGGCTATCCTACCGCCGCAGCGTGTTGCCCATGTCACTCACCTGA